In Candidatus Wallbacteria bacterium, a genomic segment contains:
- a CDS encoding Stp1/IreP family PP2C-type Ser/Thr phosphatase, whose translation MTLKSYGLSDIGKKRTNNEDSFLMREQLFCVADGMGGYSFGEKASKMATALLASLYEISETTLTQGNVAETLLDWVKEINGQIYRENQKESSHMGTTIALSLFLNDKLFLANVGDSRIYRISPKIGIEQITDDHSLVAEQVRLGLITEEEARNHPRRNIITRALGIFPDVNVDTFTCTPQAEDFFLLCSDGLCSLVNNDKIAEIILMPEIDLKAKARDLIAAANEAGGNDNITIILIEVQNA comes from the coding sequence GTGACCCTCAAGTCATACGGACTTTCAGACATCGGGAAAAAGAGGACTAACAATGAAGACTCTTTCCTTATGCGCGAGCAGCTGTTCTGTGTGGCTGACGGCATGGGAGGGTATTCTTTCGGGGAAAAAGCCTCCAAAATGGCGACTGCACTTTTAGCAAGCCTGTACGAGATCAGCGAAACCACATTGACGCAAGGCAATGTGGCGGAAACCTTACTCGACTGGGTGAAAGAGATCAACGGCCAGATCTACCGCGAAAATCAGAAAGAATCCTCTCACATGGGCACTACGATTGCTTTATCCCTGTTTCTGAATGACAAATTATTTCTGGCCAATGTAGGTGACAGCCGGATTTACCGGATCTCTCCCAAAATCGGGATCGAACAGATTACTGACGATCATTCACTGGTGGCTGAGCAGGTCCGTCTTGGCTTAATCACTGAAGAAGAAGCCAGGAATCACCCCAGGAGAAACATCATCACCAGAGCGCTGGGGATCTTCCCTGATGTCAATGTAGATACCTTCACCTGTACCCCTCAAGCAGAAGATTTTTTCCTGCTCTGTTCGGACGGCCTGTGTTCCTTGGTAAATAATGATAAAATTGCAGAAATCATCTTAATGCCTGAAATTGACTTGAAAGCCAAGGCTAGGGACTTGATCGCAGCCGCCA
- a CDS encoding pyridoxal phosphate-dependent aminotransferase — MQLSRKISGLSPSQTLVITKKAQDLKKSGKDTVILCAGEPDFPTPLPVAEAGIKAIRDGKTKYTANPGIIELREAIAEKLLTENGLKYSPDEIIVTNGAKQAIYNGFRCLLNSGDEVLVPSPCWVSYVEQIKLAHGIPTLVFGASVKPQAEEMARKITSKTTALIINSPNNPVGYIYNKQELIEIARLCQERDLILLSDEIYEKIIFDDNKHFSPPALVPEIRNRTLLINGFSKAFSMTGWRIGYAAGPKDMITLLNRIQSHQTSNACTISQYAALEGLKNPEVQLEVRKMVKTFSERRDYFTSELDKIPHLSYYKPEGAFYVFVKVDHYYNQEIRNSNELCNWLLDEFMLAVVPGESFFSEEYIRISFAASWEELEKGLVRLKKALGRLSQK, encoded by the coding sequence ATGCAGCTATCTAGAAAAATTTCGGGACTTTCACCTTCTCAGACCCTGGTAATCACTAAGAAAGCCCAGGATCTGAAGAAATCAGGAAAAGACACTGTGATCCTCTGTGCAGGTGAACCGGATTTTCCAACTCCGCTTCCTGTGGCTGAAGCCGGAATCAAGGCCATCCGTGACGGCAAGACGAAATACACAGCCAACCCGGGGATCATCGAACTCAGGGAAGCCATTGCCGAGAAACTTCTGACTGAGAATGGCCTTAAGTATTCTCCGGACGAGATAATAGTCACGAACGGAGCTAAGCAGGCAATTTACAATGGATTCCGCTGTCTGCTCAACTCCGGCGATGAAGTCCTGGTTCCTTCTCCATGCTGGGTCAGCTACGTTGAACAGATCAAGCTGGCCCACGGAATCCCCACTCTCGTTTTCGGAGCCTCTGTCAAACCACAGGCAGAGGAAATGGCTCGAAAAATCACTTCCAAAACCACCGCCCTGATCATCAATTCTCCCAATAATCCGGTAGGTTATATTTACAACAAGCAGGAACTGATCGAGATCGCCCGGCTCTGCCAGGAAAGGGATCTGATCCTGCTTTCGGACGAAATCTATGAAAAAATCATCTTCGATGATAACAAGCATTTTTCGCCGCCGGCTCTTGTTCCTGAGATCAGGAATCGGACACTGCTGATCAACGGTTTTTCCAAGGCTTTCTCCATGACGGGATGGCGCATCGGCTATGCTGCAGGCCCCAAGGACATGATCACCCTCCTCAACCGCATCCAGAGTCATCAGACTTCCAATGCCTGCACAATTTCCCAGTATGCAGCGCTGGAAGGGTTGAAAAATCCCGAAGTGCAACTGGAGGTGCGGAAAATGGTGAAAACCTTCAGCGAGAGAAGGGACTACTTCACCTCAGAACTTGACAAAATCCCTCATCTCAGCTATTACAAGCCGGAAGGGGCTTTCTATGTCTTCGTGAAAGTGGACCATTACTACAACCAGGAAATCCGGAATTCCAACGAACTCTGCAACTGGCTTCTGGATGAGTTCATGTTGGCTGTTGTGCCGGGAGAATCCTTCTTCTCTGAAGAATATATCAGGATCTCCTTTGCGGCTTCCTGGGAAGAACTGGAAAAAGGCCTGGTACGACTGAAAAAAGCGCTGGGGAGGCTTTCCCAAAAGTGA